From Polynucleobacter sp. AP-Sving-400A-A2:
CCATGGCTTGTGTACGGGTCAAGTGCTACATCGGTCATGATGCCTAAATTAGGGAAGCGTTTCTTGAGCTCGCGCACTGCGTTTGGAACTAAGCCATTCGGATTAAACGCTTCTTTGCCATCAGGTGTTTTGAGGGAAGCATCAATCACCGGAAAGATTGCCAACACCGGAATTCCTAAGGAGACACATTCCTCAGCAACGCTAAAAAGTAAATCGAGTGATACGCGAGTAACCCCAGGCATAGAAGCAACGGCCTGAGATTGATTTGTACCCTCGAGTAAAAATATTGGATAAATTAGGTCGCTTGCACTGAGTTGATTTTCTTGCATGAGGCGACGTGACCAATCATCGCGTCGCATACGGCGAGGGCGATGAGCCGGAAAGCTCAATATAGAGTTAGCTTGTGATTTCATCTTCTTGAGTCTCCGCTGCAAATAACCATTGAATAACAATATTGTCGGCCTCTTCAAGGCCAATACGCTTGGTGCTTGAGAATAATTGTGCCGTAAGTTTCTTGGAATCACCATTGCCATCAGGCAGCGCTGGATCATATTGTTGTAATTGTTTGCGTACCGCTTCTAAGGCATGCTTACACTCACTTTTATTGAGCTTGTCGCACTTACTGAGCAAAATATGAATGGGTTTGCCGGTTGGGACGAACCACTGAATCATTTGTTCGTCCAGTTCAGTAATGCCGCGCCTAGAGTCCACAATCAGCACCATGCCTACCAGTTGCTCCCGCTCTTGCAGGTAATCGCTCAGAAGGGCATTCCAGTGGTACTTGGTCTCATGATTGACGGCGGCATAGCCATAGCCAGGCAAATCCACCAAATAGGCTAAGAGATCGTCTTTTGCAAAAAGGCCAAAATAGTTAATGTGCTGGGTGCGCCCAGGCGTTTTACTGGCAAAAGCAAGGCGTTTTTGGTTGCAAAGTACATTAATTGCGCTGGATTTACCCGCATTGGAGCGCCCAGCAAAAGCAACTTCTCGGAGCGGAGTGGCAGGCAGGCAATGGGTATCATTGACTGTGGTCGCAAAGCGGGCTTGAAAGAGTTTAGACATGTCCAGAAGCTATTGTAAAATCACGCAAAATCAATAAATATCTCATAATGTCGGGTGAAAGTTGTAAAAAGAAGGGCCCAAACATTTTTAAGAATTTTTGCCAAGGTAAACATAATGCGTCAAACCCCTCAAATCTCCAAATTAACTAGCTTACGCGCTGGCTTTGCAGTCCTGTCTATGTTTGCTCTAAGCGGTCTTGCGCCACAAGCTCTTGCCGCTGATCCAGCACCTATGGCGCCAGCTGCAGAGGCAAAGGCTGCTGCCCCAGCTAAGCCAAAAGTGGATGTCGCTGCCGGTGAAACACTCTATAACGCTGGAGATGCAACTCGCGGAGTTGTAGCGTGTATTACATGTCATGGCCCTAAGGGTCAGAGTGCTGTAGCTACTTGGCCCAAGTTATCAGCCCAACATGCTGCATACACTGCAAAACAGTTGAAGAACTTTAAAGAAGGCACTAGGGCTAATGCCATCATGATGGGCATGTCAATGCCTTTGAATGAGCAAGATATGATTAACATCGGCACTTTCCTGTCTCAGCAGGCTCCATCTCAGGGTGTTGCCC
This genomic window contains:
- the yihA gene encoding ribosome biogenesis GTP-binding protein YihA/YsxC, whose translation is MSKLFQARFATTVNDTHCLPATPLREVAFAGRSNAGKSSAINVLCNQKRLAFASKTPGRTQHINYFGLFAKDDLLAYLVDLPGYGYAAVNHETKYHWNALLSDYLQEREQLVGMVLIVDSRRGITELDEQMIQWFVPTGKPIHILLSKCDKLNKSECKHALEAVRKQLQQYDPALPDGNGDSKKLTAQLFSSTKRIGLEEADNIVIQWLFAAETQEDEITS
- a CDS encoding cytochrome c, with the protein product MRQTPQISKLTSLRAGFAVLSMFALSGLAPQALAADPAPMAPAAEAKAAAPAKPKVDVAAGETLYNAGDATRGVVACITCHGPKGQSAVATWPKLSAQHAAYTAKQLKNFKEGTRANAIMMGMSMPLNEQDMINIGTFLSQQAPSQGVAQSKDALTLGKSIYGGGIASKGVPACAGCHSPNGAGIPAQYPRQGGQWAEYSYNQLVNFREGTRKNSTQMTSIATKLSDQEMKAVSDYMAGLH